Proteins encoded together in one Deltaproteobacteria bacterium window:
- the miaA gene encoding tRNA (adenosine(37)-N6)-dimethylallyltransferase MiaA, with translation MRKQSAVSCQLSAETNIIILCGPTAAGKSRVALEIAEKLNAEIISADSQQVWRGLDIGTAKPTPNEQKKIPHHLIDVVGPGDKFDVSQYVTLADRAIKEIRERGRLPLVVGGTGMYLRVLLHGLCEAPPQDKAIRQKLTEEMQEFGLPVLFERLQKIDPNTIRKIHPNDPTRIIRSLEVYEMTGYPLSHFHEKHRIEKPRYEALQIGIDCDRKILCERISARVDAMLKAGWLEEVRALLKIYDADSQAMQSIGYKQLIAHLQGRYSLEEAIAEIKKQTKAYAKRQMTWFHSDKSVEWITQENAVAFIQTLIH, from the coding sequence ATGAGAAAGCAATCAGCGGTCAGCTGTCAGCTGTCAGCGGAAACAAACATTATTATTCTCTGTGGGCCGACAGCGGCGGGAAAGAGCCGTGTTGCTCTGGAGATTGCGGAAAAATTAAATGCTGAAATTATTTCCGCCGATTCACAACAGGTTTGGCGCGGACTGGATATCGGCACGGCCAAACCAACGCCTAATGAACAAAAAAAAATACCGCATCATTTGATCGATGTTGTGGGCCCCGGTGATAAATTCGATGTCTCCCAATACGTAACCTTGGCAGATCGGGCCATTAAAGAAATCAGAGAACGCGGCAGACTCCCGTTGGTTGTGGGTGGCACGGGTATGTATCTGCGTGTTTTGCTCCACGGTTTGTGTGAGGCGCCTCCACAGGACAAAGCGATTCGTCAAAAGTTAACGGAGGAAATGCAGGAATTTGGTCTCCCCGTTTTGTTTGAGCGTTTGCAAAAAATTGATCCTAATACCATCAGAAAAATTCATCCCAATGATCCCACCCGCATCATCCGCTCCTTGGAAGTTTATGAAATGACCGGTTACCCTCTTTCTCATTTTCATGAAAAACACCGTATTGAAAAACCGCGCTACGAAGCTTTACAAATTGGTATTGATTGTGACCGGAAAATTTTGTGCGAAAGAATTTCTGCGCGTGTTGATGCCATGTTAAAAGCCGGATGGTTGGAGGAGGTGAGAGCTCTCTTGAAAATTTATGACGCCGATTCTCAAGCCATGCAATCAATCGGATACAAACAACTGATAGCCCATCTTCAGGGAAGATATTCTCTGGAAGAAGCCATCGCGGAAATAAAAAAACAGACCAAGGCTTACGCCAAACGCCAGATGACATGGTTTCATTCGGATAAAAGTGTGGAATGGATAACCCAAGAAAATGCCGTTGCATTTATTCAGACGCTAATACATTGA
- the mutL gene encoding DNA mismatch repair endonuclease MutL: MSRIHILPQILADKIAAGEVVERPASVVKELVENALDAGAKHIRVDIRGAGRELIQVTDDGCGMTLEETKLSIQRHATSKIKEESDLFCIATLGFRGEALPSITAVSQLTLESKPQGVLEGSHVSVRGGELVEARAAGCPVGTKIAVSELFYNTPARLKFLKSDGVELGHISDTLIRLALSRWRDCGFDLYVDGVQKLSSVLTKDPLPRLKECLGKSFLEDLVFVREENPEIKLSGWISHPRQTSGSANAIYFYLNGRFLKDRVLQHALTAGFSDFLMKGRYPKAVLYLEMNPEEVDVNVHPTKREVRFVRPQAVHQFIERAVRKVVQKQIYASADSPASPFEEFSKFVIPAKAGIQPVLTVTGSPIKAFGDDKLTLEFSKNRIQQAVGRFYGFKQVATPLFSKSSFSDFRVLGSFANTYILCESADHKLVLVDQHAAHEKIGFEKLKRDVAARGTSSQRLLMPLTWEANPKQAAVLNLHLKELQNVGLEIEPFGGETFVVKEIPTLLADISIPDLLAKITEELETFEISVAVKTATELILKTIACHAQIRAKDKLSPEEMRHLLVEMDQYNASHCPHGRPTTVEISLTQIEHWFKRI, encoded by the coding sequence ATGTCACGAATTCATATTCTACCGCAGATATTGGCCGACAAAATTGCCGCTGGCGAGGTGGTGGAACGCCCAGCATCCGTGGTTAAGGAATTGGTCGAGAATGCTTTGGATGCGGGGGCGAAACATATTCGCGTTGATATCAGGGGCGCAGGAAGGGAACTGATTCAGGTGACCGATGATGGTTGCGGGATGACTCTGGAAGAAACAAAACTTTCCATTCAGCGCCACGCCACGAGCAAAATCAAAGAGGAGTCTGATCTTTTTTGCATTGCCACACTGGGATTTCGTGGCGAAGCACTTCCTTCCATCACCGCTGTTTCGCAGTTGACTCTGGAGTCAAAACCGCAAGGCGTTTTAGAAGGATCGCATGTCTCTGTGCGTGGTGGTGAACTTGTTGAAGCTCGCGCCGCCGGTTGTCCTGTGGGAACTAAAATCGCGGTATCTGAACTTTTCTACAACACTCCGGCCCGGTTGAAATTTTTGAAATCCGATGGTGTGGAGTTGGGGCATATTTCCGATACGCTAATCCGGTTGGCTTTAAGTCGATGGAGAGATTGTGGTTTTGATTTATATGTGGATGGCGTGCAGAAATTATCTTCTGTTTTGACAAAAGATCCACTGCCTCGTCTGAAAGAATGTCTTGGAAAATCTTTTCTCGAAGATCTGGTTTTCGTACGTGAAGAAAATCCGGAGATAAAACTTTCAGGTTGGATTTCCCATCCACGTCAGACGTCGGGGAGTGCCAATGCCATTTATTTTTATTTGAACGGTCGATTTTTAAAAGACCGCGTTTTGCAACATGCCTTGACCGCCGGTTTCAGTGATTTCCTCATGAAGGGGCGTTATCCTAAAGCGGTTTTGTATTTGGAAATGAATCCTGAAGAAGTCGATGTGAATGTTCACCCAACCAAACGGGAAGTCCGCTTTGTGCGCCCGCAAGCGGTGCATCAGTTTATTGAAAGGGCGGTCAGGAAAGTGGTGCAGAAACAGATTTACGCCAGTGCAGATTCCCCCGCCTCTCCTTTTGAAGAATTTAGCAAGTTTGTCATTCCCGCGAAAGCGGGAATCCAGCCTGTTTTAACAGTGACTGGATCCCCGATTAAAGCATTCGGGGATGACAAACTGACTTTAGAATTTTCAAAAAATCGCATTCAACAAGCCGTTGGGCGATTTTACGGTTTTAAACAAGTGGCAACGCCTCTTTTTTCTAAGTCCTCCTTCTCCGATTTTCGTGTTTTGGGATCGTTTGCCAATACTTATATTTTGTGTGAATCGGCGGATCACAAACTTGTTTTGGTCGATCAACATGCCGCTCATGAAAAAATTGGTTTTGAAAAATTAAAAAGGGATGTGGCGGCGCGAGGGACTTCTTCACAGAGACTTTTGATGCCTCTCACATGGGAGGCGAATCCGAAACAGGCGGCGGTTTTAAATCTTCATCTTAAGGAATTGCAAAATGTTGGTTTGGAAATCGAGCCCTTTGGTGGCGAAACTTTTGTCGTGAAAGAAATTCCCACTTTGTTGGCCGATATTTCCATTCCCGATTTATTGGCAAAGATTACGGAAGAATTGGAAACTTTTGAAATATCAGTCGCCGTTAAAACAGCGACAGAATTGATTTTGAAAACGATAGCCTGCCATGCCCAAATCCGTGCCAAAGATAAATTGTCTCCCGAAGAGATGCGACATCTTTTAGTGGAGATGGATCAATACAATGCCAGTCATTGCCCGCACGGCCGCCCAACGACCGTTGAAATATCTCTAACCCAAATCGAACATTGGTTTAAACGGATATGA